TTACTTAGCTAATAAATACAGTAAAAGCAATACCAGTTTCATACAGATGACACCTTTTTCCGATGCCGAATTAGGGCAAATTACCTGTCCGACTTTAGTGTTAATTGGCGATCATGACATCGTGAACTCCGCTACCGGAATTGCAAGGGCACAAAGGCTCATTCCAACGGTAGAAACCAATACCATCACCGATGCCGGGCATTTCCTGACCATCGACCAGGCCGAAATCATCAATACCCGGGTGCTGGAATTTTTAAACCGAAAAAACACCGCTGCGCCCAAAAAACAGCTCAAAATCTAAATATTATATACTGTGGACATTACCATTTCCAATTCATTACTCACAGCCTCTTTTAAGCGTAAAGGCGCTGAATTAATTTCACTTAAAAACACCGAAGCCACCGAATACATGTGGGAAGGAAACCCGGAATTCTGGGGTAAACACTCTCCTGTGTTATTCCCTATTGTCGGGACCTTAAAACAAAATATCTACCGGTTTAACGATCAGGAATATACTATGGGACGCCATGGGTTTGCCCGCGACCTGGATTTCGAAATCGCCAGCCAATCTGAAAGCAGTATCACGTTTGCCCTAAAAGCTTCTGACGCAACCCGGACAGTATATCCTTTTGATTTTGAATTGCAAATTACCTATACGCTTGCCGGAAACCAATTGGAAATCCGCTACGACGTCGCAAATACCGGCAGTTCAGCACTACCCTTTTCGATTGGTGCCCATCCTGCTTTTGCCCTGCCCGGAAACTTTGAAGACTATAGCCTGCAATTTTCAGAACAGGCTCCCGATGCGTATTACCTGCTTCAGGATGACCTCCTGTCTGATGTTACCGCACCAGTCCATACTACCGCAGCGACACTGCTCCTGAACTATTCCCTTTTTGAAAATGATGCCTTGGTATTCCGAAAAAACCAAGTGACCAGTATTGCTATACTCCACCAGTCCAAAGAACGGATCAGGGTACATTGTAAAGGTTTTCCTTTTTTAGGAATCTGGACCAAAAACCAGGCACCTTTTCTTTGTATTGAACCCTGGTATGGCGTTTCCGACACTGTAAACAGTAATCAGGACCTTTTTGAGAAGGAAGGCATCACAATTCTGCAGGCCAAAGAAAATTTCACGGCAAAATTTGCCATTGAAATAGTATAAGCTATAAAAAAGGCTGTGGCACTCTAAAATGATAGCACAGCCTTTTATTCCCCACTGACCCTCCGGAATCCCAATTCATACTGTTGTATACTCCTAAATACAGCAGGATTATGCACCCCTATAGAATATTCACCCACACCTACCGAAGCTTTAAACACACCTATAGAATATGTACCCACACCTACCGAAACTCTAAACACACCTATAGAATATTCACCCACACCTACCGAAACTCTAAACACACCTATAGAATATTCACCCACACCTACCGAAACTCTAAACACACCTATAGAACATTCATCCACACCTCCCGAAACTCTAAACACACCAGTAGAATATTCATCCACACCTACCGAAGCTTTAAGCACACCTACAGCATATTCACCCACACCTACCGAAGCTCTAAACACACCTATAGAATATTCACCCACACCTACCGGAATACGTTGCAACTAACTCGTAAGTCCCGATCATTGTATTGCAACGGATTACGACCAGGACGGACATTGAGGGATAGGGGCATAAAAAAAGAGGTCATTCCACCAATAGTGAAACAACCTCCTATTATAAACCATAATCCTTATTTATTGAACGGCTAAAAGCGCATTCACACTGCCGTATCCAAAATCAGCATTTTTATTGGGGTACAGCGAAGCTGATTGTTTCATTTTGGTCAATACCTGTGCGCGCGTCCATGATGGATTTTTAGACCACACCAAAGCTGCAATTCCCGCAGTAGTAGCCGTTGCCACAGAAGATCCTCCCACATATTTCGATTCATTATTATAATAGCCTAAAACCGGGGTATTGCTTCCAGTAGCTGCTTTTTCCATCACTACTGTAAAGTCAATTTTAGCCCCTTTATGGCAAACATCACATTCCTGGTAGGTACTGCTGTCTTTTATACCCGTTACCGCTACTGCTTCCGCCATAGAAGCCGGAAAAATAACACCTACAAAATTGGTAAAACTCGTTGATGTCCCGCCTGCGCAAAAGATCAGCTTGCCTTTGCTATACGCATATTTAATCCCATCTTCAATTTTCCCAACCGAAAAAATATGCCCCATCGACATCGAAATGATCTTAACATCAGTTCGGTTGCCCAATGCTGTAAAGGCATCTTTTACACCATTTTGCTCATGATAGCCCTCTAATAACACATTGGCAGCAGCACGATACGTAACCAGATTGGCATTATAAGCAACACCTACTGTCATTCCACTATTATTCCGGGGAGCTGCTGCTACAGACGCCATACTCGTTCCATGACCACATTGATCGTTTGGCCCATCCGTTGTGCTTGACCAGGGCCAGACAGAATCTACATAAGTACCATATTTTTGTATTGAGCGCCCGGAAGATTGCCCTGTATTGAAACCGGAGCCCAGTAAGTTTTGTTCCGGAGAAACACCGGAATCTACAATACCAATGGTAATACCCGCGCCGGTAGCATAGGACCAGGCACCCGGAATATTGTGTTTGTAAAAAGACCACGGCACTTTCGCATTGGGAGCAACAGTGGTATAATCCGCAGCATTCAACGCCGCTGATTCAAAGCCACAACCGGAAGAACCCGATGAGGATGATTTATTGGCCATGGCCTGCTGATCGTAATAGCGATAGTTAGCCGGTTCAATATAGCGTATTCCTGTGGTATGACGCAGGATTCGGACCGTCTCCGGCTGTACCACCATAACATCCATCGTAGTCAGGTAGGCATCACTGCGAATCAGGATTTTTTCCGGTGCCAGGTTTTCTGCAGTTGTCAGAGTATTCAGGAGTTCCCGTTCCAAAGATGCGGCTCCTGCCACTTTGCTTTTATCAAAATCGTTGGCAGTGGCACCATAACCCAAGGACACACTGTTTCCTCCTCTGAAAATAGCGCTCCACAGCAAATGATCGGTAGCCTCACTCCAATTGAAGTATCCTTTGGTACGGATGGATTCATCGATAGCCGCATTGATCTGTTGTGTGGTTAAAGGATCTTTTAGTATTTCCCCGGCAGTAGGTGTTTCGGGGATTGCCATCATTTCATCTTCCCTGGAACATGAAATTGTTACCAATAAAACAGCAACAAACCATAATTTGAAATAATTCTTTTTCATAATTAAAATAGATTTAGGGGTTAAATATAGGAATTAAAGCAGCTAAACTACTAACAAACAGTAAGTCACAAAATCAATATCACAAATAATTTTATTTCAAACCATAAAATGTATTTTTAGAAAATTATATTTAGATTTATAAAAAATTTTAAAAGTGCAAAAATTACTTCTTTCGCTGACCCTTTTCATTGCTTCCTTAACTACATACGGACAGACTTATGCTAAATTCAATACCGTTACTGCTATAGTAGGTGTGCCCAATATTGGTGTAGAAACCAGCATTGGCAAAAAGTTCACTTTTCAGTTTGATGTTACCGCTTCATTTTGGAAATCGGTAAATGGCGGACCGCAACAATTTGTGATTGCCATTCCGGAACTTCGCTATCATTTTAACGAAAATTTCAAAGGCTTTTATGTGGGTGCCCATGTGGGTGGCGGAACATTTAAAGCCCAAAAATGGAACTACTTCAATACCGATATGTACCAAAAAGGATACAACCTTTATTATGGTGCTTCTATTGGATACCAATGGCAGATCAATGATAAAATAATGCTCGATCTTTTTGCCGGAGGCGGTAACCAGCAGGGCTTTTACAAGGGCTACCATTTGAGTACCGGAGAACGTTATGAATCCGTTCGTAATTACAACAAAAGCGGGGAATGGTTCCCCTACCGTGGTGGTGTAATGTTATCCTATAAATTCTAATCCACTAGCTTTATCAATTATAAAGCATCTTTTTTTGTAGTACTGTCATTATTCGGTTATATTTGAGTAGCAATTACACCACCTATGACAGAATTCCAAAGACAGTTTCAGGAAATTAAGAACCATCTTCTTTTTGAAGATTATACGCTTCTCATTAAAAGGATCATTGACCTGACCCTGGATACAGAAGACATTGCTTTTTACAAAAAGACCAATGCCCTGCTAGACTGGCTGGATCAGGAAAACCATAGTAGTGCAGCGCAAAAGGAAAAATTTGAAAGTATCCTGCAGGAACTGCATGATTATTTATCCCTAAAGGAAATTCCGGAAAAAGAGCTATTAGTCAGTACGAATGCCATCCGGAAATCCTATGCCCATAATGGCTTTGCTTTAGGTCCCGTGGATCTCAATCTTTACCAGGGGCATATTTTAGGCCTTGTAGGTGAAAATGGCAATGGAAAAACAACATTGCTCCGGTTGATTTGTGGGGAACTCTATCCTACTTCCGGAAGCCTTGACTACCATTTTCAGTACCAGGATGCTTTTGACCTCAGGACACAATTGGTCTATATTCCCCAAAGAACCGATTCCTGGAAGGGTTCGATGCTCGAAAACCTGCTTTTTACTGCAGCGGCATACGGCTACACTCCCGAAGAAAATGAATTGGTTACCGAATTGATTATTGCACGGCTTAACCTTCGGCCGTATCGCAACCACCAGTGGAAAAATTTATCGTCCGGTTATAAAATGCGTTTCGAATTGGCACGAATGCTGCTCCGAAAACCGAAAATACTGCTGATCGATGAGCCATTGGCAAATTTGGATATCCTGGCACAACAAACCGTACTGGAAGATTTCCGTGCTATTGCAAAATCACCTTTCCGTCCCCTGGCTATTATACTGAGTTCCCAACAGCTGTACGAAGTCGAAAAAACATCCGATCAGGTTATTTTCCTGAAAAACGGAACTCAGAAAAACCTGCATGCTATCGATACTCCGGATGCAATCGTTGAAGAAAAACAACTGGTCATCGAATTTGAAAGTGAATGGTCACAATCGGAACTTACAGCTGCCTTTGGTGCTGCGCTGTTATCCTTAAAGTTTAATGGAGGTACTTATATCGGAACCTTTTCCGCTGCGGATACGATTTATGATTTCTTAGCAATCGTGACTGCAGAAAGAATTCCACTCAACTATTTCAGGAACATCTCCAATTCGACCCGACGCTTTTTCGTATCTTAAAACTTCCAGCCATGATCAAAAATATTCAAAAGAAATTATTACTGCACCATCCACTGCTCTGGAATACTAAAATTATTCCCTTCGGATTGCTGGCACTCCTGATAAACCTCATTTTCCTGGCCTTAGGATATTACAATGGCTCCATTGATTTTTCCGTCAGTGAGTATACCTATAACAGTGGTACCGACACAGCTTTAATTGTGTTCGTGAGCATCGTACTCTCCTTGCTGGTCGGCATTGTATGGATGGTATTATATTCCCGCAATAACGCATTTAAATCTTTCTATCCCAAAAGTGCTGTTTCCCTATATGTCGAATGGCTGCTGATCCTGGTATTCTGTATCTTTAATGTCGGTTATTCCATCTCCTATCTGTATGGAAAAGAACTAAGAGCCAAGACCTATTTTACAGAAAAAGAATTTGCCCGAAGAACAGAAATAATCAGCCTGTCCTCTATGTTTGTGGAAGGTGATATTATAGAAAACCCACAGCAGGAAATAACTAAAAATGGAGAGGTCACTTCTATTCCTATAGGCCACTTTTCCTACAAAGGCAAAGAATATCCCGTAAAATCACTAATCAACAAACGGATTACCAGTTTTGAATACACCACTCCCATGATGGATTCCCTAAATCAGGAGCGTATAAAAGGGTGGCTTACCGAAAATCGCAAAGATTCCGTACGCTGGTTGTTTCAGGAATTCTTTAAAATCGTAGAGGATCATAAGCTTAAGGCCTCTATCACACCCGAATCATGGCTTAAAATGGTATATACCTATCCTGATTTTAGCAGCTACCCAACCATTGGAAGGGTACCGAAACTGCTAAATTATAGCAATACTTATTTCCGGGGGGTAAAGAACAATCCGGGCGACTATAGCATGTATGCACTTCCCATAGACAGCACTTCGATTGTTACAACGGATGATGGTGCTATTGGGGCATCTAATGACACCATTCCGATACCGAATGAATACGATTATTATAAATACTATGTCCCGTATAATGCATTGCTAAATTCGTATGGACAAATAGCCGAAATTCAAAGTACCCCGATTGTCAATTCGGAATTTGTATTGTATTATGGGTATCTTCCGCTAATGTTATCGCTTTGTATTTTTTCCTTCAGGGTAACATCAGGAAGGAACTGGCTGATTGGTTTAGTATCATTGGGAATCACCGGTATCATTGTAGGCATCCTGTCTGCCGTAATCTCCTTTTTAGGTTTTGAGACTACTTTTACGGTATTATACTGTTTGGTATTTGCTGTGCTCCTGATTTATTTTATAGTCGTATGCTACCGCAAAACAAGTAAAGGCATTTCCGGTATTACGCTAAATCCTTTATTGTGGTTACTGCCGGCATTCCTGCCTATTATTTATACCACCATTATACAAATTTCCAACCGGCGGTATTACAACTATAGATACGATCAAAACCTGCAGATTTATACTGAGTCCTCAACAATCCTCTGGATGGAAGATCACGTCATGGAATTCATGCTGGCAAATATCGTTTTGGTATTTATCATTATGTTCTATTTTGCCCATCAGATCCGAAAATGGAAAGCCGTAGCCGAGGCATAAACTAAAATATTCCAAGTTCTTTACCGAAAATCAGGCTTTGAATTTCGGTAAAGTCCTTAGGTATAACTCTTCTACTTTTTTGCGTGCCCAATCCGTTTTCCTCAAGAAGGTAAGACTGGATTTGACACTGGGATTATCGGTAAAACACTTGATTTTTATCAATTCGCCCAAGGTATCAAAACCATAATGCGCGACCAATTGTTCCAAGATGTGCTGTAATGTGATTCCGTGAAGCGGATCTTTGCTCTTTCCATTTTCCATACTGCAAAAGTACAGAAATAGAAGTGGGTGTTCCAAACTCCTTCCTATTATTTAAACAAAAAGAGGACTGCTCCGGAGAAGAGCCCTCTTACCTTATACACACAAACAAACTAAAATTTCATTCCAAATCCAAAACCTACCAGCCAGGGATTAATATCGACAGCTGCAGGGATGCTCAATCCCGGTGCCAGATTGGAAGCATCTACTGTAACATCTGTACTGAGGAATAACCGTTTTAAATCAAGGTTGATAAAAAAACGATCGTCCAGCATCAAATCAAAACCCGCCTGTGCAGCATAACCAATCGTATTTTTATAGTCCACACCCTGAACTGTACCTCCGGATTTTGCGTTGTAAAAAATCGTATAATTCAACCCGGCACCAACATAAGGCTTAAAAGGTGTTTGGGCTTCCTGGAGGAAATGGTATTGTACCGTAAGTGTTGGCGGTAGCAGGTAGACGCTTCCCAAATCGATATTTACATTAGTCGGTCCCCCTATCGCTGAAATATCCGAACCTACGGTATTGGTGCTGTGCTTTGTGGTTCCTAAGATCAGTTCGGCAGCAATATTTTTGGTAAAGAAGTAGGTGAAATCCAATTCCGGGATAAATGTATTGGTAATCCGTACATCTCCGCCTATAGTTCCTATACTTGCCTGCTCTTCGGGAATCACACCCACACCCCGAACCCGAACCTGCCATCTTTTAAAATCTTCTTTTGGTGTTTGCTCCTGTGCCTGCATAAAATTCACACTCAGTAAGGCGAATGCCATTACTGTAAAAATTACTTTTTTCATGATTTTGGTTTTAATTACAAGGCAAATGTAGCCTGCTATTCCACTCTAATAAGTGATAAAAGTCATTGTATAAAAATTATTTGCCACACTATTTTTCAGGCATAATTGCGGGTTCGCCAATTTGTTAGTACCTTTGCCCTGCAATGGTAAAAACAGTCAACATAGTAAATAAAAGGGCGCGGTTCGATTATGAAATAATCGAAAAGTATACTGCCGGTATTGTTTTGTCAGGAACAGAAATCAAAGCCATCCGTTTGGGTAAGGCACAAATTGCAGAAAGTTTTTGTGAATTCTCTAATAATGAGCTATTTGCCATCAATACCTATATTGAAGAATACGCATTTGGCAATCAATTCAACCACAAATCCCGAAGCGAACGTAAATTATTACTCAACAGAAGGGAATTAAAAAGCCTCGAACGCAGCGTACAGGCGAAAGGCCTTACCATAGTGCCGTTACGTCTTTTTACCAACGAAAAAGGCATGGCGAAACTCGAAATCGGGCTTTGTAAAGGAAAGAAAAACTATGACAAGCGCGAATCCTTAAAAGAGCAGGATACCAAAAGAGACATCGACAGGATCAAAAAAGCATATTAAAAAAAAACCGCTATACAGCGGTTTTTTTATATTTAGTTTTTATTCTCCAGCAGTGGTACAAAACGGAATTCTCCGAATTCATGCTTTTCAAATTGCGTTTCATTTTTTCGGATCAGCAAAGTCATGATCTGATGATCCTCTCCAACCGGTATCACCAATCTGCCTCCTATTTTCAGCTGAGCCATCAACGGCTGTGGAATGATCGGTGCTCCTGCTGTCACAATAATACTGTCAAAAGGTGCATCATTGGGAAGTCCTTTATAACCATCTCCAAACATCATCACCTTAGGACGAATCCCTAATTTCGGCAATAGCAATGAAGTAGTCCGGTACAATTCATTTTGGCGTTCAATACTAAACACTTTGGCGCCCATTGCACACAATACCGCGGTTTGGTAACCCGAACCGGTTCCAATTTCCAAAACCTTATGATCCTGTTCTACTTCCAGCAATTGAGATTGAAAAGCTACTGTATAAGGCTGTGAAATGGTTTGGCCTGCCCCAATCGGGAAAGCTTTATCCTGATAGGCGTAATTTTCAAAACTGGAATTCAGAAATAAATGTCTTGGAATTTTTCGGATAGCTTCCAGGACATTTTTATCGGTTATTCCTTTTTCTTTTAAAACGGTTACTAACTGATTGCGAAGTCCTTGATGTTTGGCTGTATCTTTCAAAATTGTGGAGTGTTTATTTGGTAAAAATAAGAAAGTAAAAGGTATTATACCCCTTGATTTTTTAAAATTAAATGCCCGAAACTTTAAAACCCGAAACTTCAAACTTTAAACAATTAATCTTATTTTTGTTCAAAATACATTTTATGCTAAAAATCGGAGTATTAGGTGCCGGACACTTAGGAAAAATACATTTACGCCTACTCAACCAATCAGAAAAATATACCCTGGTAGGATTTTACGATCCCAATCAGGAAAATGCCGAAAAAGTAACTCAGGAATTCGGTTATAAAAACTTTACCACCATCGCCGAACTTATTGAAGAAACTGACGTTATTGATATTGTTACCCCAACCTTATCCCACTATGAATGTGCCAAACAGGCGATCAAAGCCGGTAAGCATGTTTTCCTGGAAAAACCAATCTCCAATACCGTTGCTGAAGCGGAAGAAATCATTGCACTCTCTAAAGAATATAATGTAAAAGGCCAGGTGGGACACGTAGAACGGTTTAATCCTGCTTTCAAAGCTGTAAAAGACCAAATCGAAAACCCGATGTTTATCGAAACACACCGATTGGCAGAATTCAATCCGCGTGGTACCGATGTTCCGGTAGTATTGGACCTTATGATCCACGATATTGATGCTATTTTAAGCGTTGTAAAATCCAAAGTAAAGAACATTAATGCCAGTGG
The Flavobacterium kingsejongi genome window above contains:
- a CDS encoding DUF3575 domain-containing protein, yielding MQKLLLSLTLFIASLTTYGQTYAKFNTVTAIVGVPNIGVETSIGKKFTFQFDVTASFWKSVNGGPQQFVIAIPELRYHFNENFKGFYVGAHVGGGTFKAQKWNYFNTDMYQKGYNLYYGASIGYQWQINDKIMLDLFAGGGNQQGFYKGYHLSTGERYESVRNYNKSGEWFPYRGGVMLSYKF
- a CDS encoding VF530 family DNA-binding protein, which codes for MENGKSKDPLHGITLQHILEQLVAHYGFDTLGELIKIKCFTDNPSVKSSLTFLRKTDWARKKVEELYLRTLPKFKA
- a CDS encoding S8 family peptidase gives rise to the protein MKKNYFKLWFVAVLLVTISCSREDEMMAIPETPTAGEILKDPLTTQQINAAIDESIRTKGYFNWSEATDHLLWSAIFRGGNSVSLGYGATANDFDKSKVAGAASLERELLNTLTTAENLAPEKILIRSDAYLTTMDVMVVQPETVRILRHTTGIRYIEPANYRYYDQQAMANKSSSSGSSGCGFESAALNAADYTTVAPNAKVPWSFYKHNIPGAWSYATGAGITIGIVDSGVSPEQNLLGSGFNTGQSSGRSIQKYGTYVDSVWPWSSTTDGPNDQCGHGTSMASVAAAPRNNSGMTVGVAYNANLVTYRAAANVLLEGYHEQNGVKDAFTALGNRTDVKIISMSMGHIFSVGKIEDGIKYAYSKGKLIFCAGGTSTSFTNFVGVIFPASMAEAVAVTGIKDSSTYQECDVCHKGAKIDFTVVMEKAATGSNTPVLGYYNNESKYVGGSSVATATTAGIAALVWSKNPSWTRAQVLTKMKQSASLYPNKNADFGYGSVNALLAVQ
- a CDS encoding protein-L-isoaspartate(D-aspartate) O-methyltransferase, producing MKDTAKHQGLRNQLVTVLKEKGITDKNVLEAIRKIPRHLFLNSSFENYAYQDKAFPIGAGQTISQPYTVAFQSQLLEVEQDHKVLEIGTGSGYQTAVLCAMGAKVFSIERQNELYRTTSLLLPKLGIRPKVMMFGDGYKGLPNDAPFDSIIVTAGAPIIPQPLMAQLKIGGRLVIPVGEDHQIMTLLIRKNETQFEKHEFGEFRFVPLLENKN
- a CDS encoding ATP-binding cassette domain-containing protein, which produces MTEFQRQFQEIKNHLLFEDYTLLIKRIIDLTLDTEDIAFYKKTNALLDWLDQENHSSAAQKEKFESILQELHDYLSLKEIPEKELLVSTNAIRKSYAHNGFALGPVDLNLYQGHILGLVGENGNGKTTLLRLICGELYPTSGSLDYHFQYQDAFDLRTQLVYIPQRTDSWKGSMLENLLFTAAAYGYTPEENELVTELIIARLNLRPYRNHQWKNLSSGYKMRFELARMLLRKPKILLIDEPLANLDILAQQTVLEDFRAIAKSPFRPLAIILSSQQLYEVEKTSDQVIFLKNGTQKNLHAIDTPDAIVEEKQLVIEFESEWSQSELTAAFGAALLSLKFNGGTYIGTFSAADTIYDFLAIVTAERIPLNYFRNISNSTRRFFVS
- a CDS encoding OmpW/AlkL family protein, which produces MKKVIFTVMAFALLSVNFMQAQEQTPKEDFKRWQVRVRGVGVIPEEQASIGTIGGDVRITNTFIPELDFTYFFTKNIAAELILGTTKHSTNTVGSDISAIGGPTNVNIDLGSVYLLPPTLTVQYHFLQEAQTPFKPYVGAGLNYTIFYNAKSGGTVQGVDYKNTIGYAAQAGFDLMLDDRFFINLDLKRLFLSTDVTVDASNLAPGLSIPAAVDINPWLVGFGFGMKF
- a CDS encoding aldose 1-epimerase family protein, which codes for MDITISNSLLTASFKRKGAELISLKNTEATEYMWEGNPEFWGKHSPVLFPIVGTLKQNIYRFNDQEYTMGRHGFARDLDFEIASQSESSITFALKASDATRTVYPFDFELQITYTLAGNQLEIRYDVANTGSSALPFSIGAHPAFALPGNFEDYSLQFSEQAPDAYYLLQDDLLSDVTAPVHTTAATLLLNYSLFENDALVFRKNQVTSIAILHQSKERIRVHCKGFPFLGIWTKNQAPFLCIEPWYGVSDTVNSNQDLFEKEGITILQAKENFTAKFAIEIV
- the smpB gene encoding SsrA-binding protein SmpB, which translates into the protein MVKTVNIVNKRARFDYEIIEKYTAGIVLSGTEIKAIRLGKAQIAESFCEFSNNELFAINTYIEEYAFGNQFNHKSRSERKLLLNRRELKSLERSVQAKGLTIVPLRLFTNEKGMAKLEIGLCKGKKNYDKRESLKEQDTKRDIDRIKKAY
- a CDS encoding Gfo/Idh/MocA family protein, coding for MLKIGVLGAGHLGKIHLRLLNQSEKYTLVGFYDPNQENAEKVTQEFGYKNFTTIAELIEETDVIDIVTPTLSHYECAKQAIKAGKHVFLEKPISNTVAEAEEIIALSKEYNVKGQVGHVERFNPAFKAVKDQIENPMFIETHRLAEFNPRGTDVPVVLDLMIHDIDAILSVVKSKVKNINASGVSVISDSPDIANARIEFENGCVANITSSRISLKNMRKSRFFQKDAYISVDYLDKICEVVKMKDAPEVPGDFDMILQNAEGVKKQIYFNNPEVAPNNAILDELETFADAIVNDTTPIVTLEDGTEALRVAYQIIDCFKK